From Cydia fagiglandana chromosome 24, ilCydFagi1.1, whole genome shotgun sequence, a single genomic window includes:
- the LOC134676297 gene encoding cytochrome c oxidase assembly factor 4 homolog, mitochondrial yields MTVKPRDVPENDDDPVENMLKKTGCLELHYKVQECIATTKDWRKCQTEVEEFRTCIGKHKQEEIAKAKN; encoded by the exons ATGACGGTGAAACCGCGAGACGTACCGGAAAATGACGATGACCCCGTCGAAAACATGCTGAAGAAAACCGGATGCCTTGAATTACATTACAAAGTGCAG GAGTGCATAGCCACCACGAAGGATTGGAGAAAATGCCAAACAGAAGTCGAGGagttccgcacttgtatcggcAAGCACAAGCAGGAGGAAATAGCCAAAGCCAAGAACTAA